In Lewinellaceae bacterium, a single window of DNA contains:
- a CDS encoding Dam family site-specific DNA-(adenine-N6)-methyltransferase — MQLSLDSKFATYIPPKSQLLKWVGNKQRFAGEIARFFPVKFGTFFEPFLGSGAVMATVSPQRGVGSDVFKPLMEIWKKLQSDPEGLISWYAERRNRLEKEDKKAVYEKVKASFNANHNGADFLFLTRSCYGGIIRFRKSDGYMSTPCGVHEPISVHTFSKRVKEWHQRLKNVNFLAIDYKEAFDMSKEGDLIYCDPPYSHSQSILYGAQDFNLSGLFEKIQEVKEKGVKVVLSIDGKKKSGNYLCDLPIPEGLFEEEIYVRVGRSMLRRFQMEGQTLESEMVSDRLLLTYST; from the coding sequence ATGCAGTTGTCATTAGATAGTAAATTCGCTACCTACATACCTCCAAAATCCCAACTCCTGAAGTGGGTTGGAAACAAACAGCGGTTTGCCGGCGAAATTGCCCGGTTTTTCCCGGTCAAGTTTGGCACTTTCTTTGAACCCTTCTTAGGCAGCGGCGCAGTCATGGCAACCGTTTCGCCACAGCGTGGAGTAGGTTCTGATGTATTTAAACCGCTTATGGAAATCTGGAAGAAGCTGCAATCTGACCCGGAGGGCCTGATCAGCTGGTATGCAGAGAGAAGGAATAGGCTGGAAAAAGAAGATAAAAAAGCAGTTTATGAAAAGGTAAAAGCTTCATTCAATGCCAACCACAATGGAGCGGATTTTTTGTTTCTAACGCGTTCTTGTTACGGCGGGATCATCAGGTTTAGAAAATCAGATGGATATATGAGTACGCCATGTGGCGTTCATGAACCCATTTCCGTTCATACATTTTCGAAGCGGGTAAAAGAGTGGCACCAAAGGTTGAAAAATGTAAATTTCCTCGCCATTGATTACAAAGAGGCATTTGATATGTCAAAGGAAGGAGATCTGATATATTGCGACCCACCTTATAGCCATAGCCAAAGCATTCTGTACGGCGCACAGGACTTCAATCTGTCAGGTTTGTTTGAAAAAATCCAGGAAGTCAAAGAAAAAGGAGTTAAAGTGGTGTTAAGCATCGACGGTAAAAAGAAATCAGGGAATTATTTATGCGACCTCCCAATTCCGGAAGGGCTTTTTGAAGAAGAAATTTATGTCCGCGTTGGGAGGTCCATGTTGAGAAGGTTTCAAATGGAAGGGCAAACTCTGGAATCAGAGATGGTCTCTGACCGGCTTTTGTTAACCTATTCTACCTAA
- a CDS encoding cytochrome c, which yields MKRLAIFLAFALAIFVYACGGSGDTSSADKPAPKSMIEEPAPDDGKGVGEIKQVSLNTPLKPGMVEKGKAIYEMKCAACHKLSGQRVVGPGWKGVTERRRPEWIMNMTTNVDIMLEKDPAAQALLKECLVRMPNQNLSIGDARDVLEFMYANDGQEVGN from the coding sequence ATGAAACGTTTAGCAATATTTCTCGCTTTTGCACTAGCAATATTCGTTTACGCCTGCGGCGGATCGGGCGACACCTCATCCGCCGACAAGCCGGCGCCCAAAAGCATGATCGAAGAACCTGCGCCGGATGATGGCAAGGGCGTTGGAGAGATCAAGCAAGTTTCCCTAAATACTCCGCTCAAGCCGGGTATGGTGGAAAAGGGCAAGGCCATCTACGAAATGAAATGCGCAGCCTGCCATAAGCTCAGCGGCCAGCGCGTCGTCGGCCCGGGCTGGAAAGGCGTCACCGAGCGCCGCAGGCCGGAGTGGATCATGAACATGACCACCAATGTCGACATCATGCTGGAAAAAGACCCGGCAGCGCAGGCCCTGCTCAAGGAATGCCTGGTGCGCATGCCCAACCAGAACCTCTCCATCGGCGACGCCCGCGACGTGCTGGAATTTATGTACGCCAACGACGGCCAGGAGGTGGGGAATTAG
- a CDS encoding Rrf2 family transcriptional regulator, which yields MFSQACKYAIRAVLYLAVHASKGKKVGVKEIAAALDVPKYFLAKILQQLSRNNLISSAKGPSGGFYLSEQNLEANLKDVVECIDGPDVFNACILGLPVCSPDNPCPLHIQAFAYREGLHYQLKHQAIGDLAKRIEREEQKI from the coding sequence ATGTTTAGCCAGGCGTGCAAATATGCGATACGAGCGGTCCTTTACCTGGCGGTTCACGCCAGCAAGGGGAAAAAGGTTGGCGTAAAGGAAATAGCTGCCGCTTTGGATGTGCCGAAGTACTTTCTGGCGAAAATCCTGCAGCAGCTTTCCAGAAACAACCTGATCTCCTCGGCCAAGGGGCCCAGCGGAGGCTTTTACCTCAGCGAGCAAAACCTGGAAGCCAATTTGAAAGACGTGGTGGAATGCATCGACGGGCCGGATGTGTTCAACGCCTGCATACTGGGCTTGCCGGTTTGTTCGCCGGACAACCCCTGCCCGCTGCACATTCAGGCTTTTGCCTACCGGGAAGGGTTGCACTATCAGCTAAAGCACCAGGCCATCGGCGACCTGGCCAAACGCATCGAAAGAGAAGAACAGAAGATATGA
- the nosZ gene encoding Sec-dependent nitrous-oxide reductase, which yields MKIPIGIHSLSMFLLTGLGLALFSCGQQGASNQGGALADDVASRVYVAPGEYDEFYGFFSGGFSGQVSVYGIPSGRLLKVIPVFSVDGEKGYGFNEETKPMLQTSHGFVPWDDAHHPELSQTNGETDGRWVFINGNNTPRIARIDLTTFETVEIIEIPNSGGNHSSPFTTENTEYVVAGTRFGVPYPQKDVAIDSYAENFKGMLTFIKVGPEGEMSIAFQVLLPAFDYDLAHSGKGASNGWTFFTSYNTEEKNTLLEVNASQNDKDFIAAVNWKKAEEYIKQGKFQEVPAQYAHNTYSDKTHTGTSTMMDKVKVLIPSECPGLVYFLPTPKSPHGVDVDPTGEYIVGNGKLSADLTVHSFSKMLKAIEAKAYDTEIAGIPVLKFEEVVAGVVKEPGLGPLHTEFDAKGNAYTTFFISSEIVKWKLGTWEVVDRVPCYYSVGHLMIPGGDSQKPEGKYMVALNKITKDRYLPTGPELNHSAQLYDISGEKMKLLLDFPTIGEPHYAQGISASRVMPKSKKFYPLEENEHPYRAMGEKDARVERDGNNVHVYMTTIRSHFAPDNIEGIKVGDKVYFHVTNLEQDWDVPHGLAVMGANTAELLVMPGQTETLLWEPKKEGVIPFYCTDFCSALHQEMQGYIRVSSRNSDIALKWGLGEPEPEQ from the coding sequence ATGAAAATTCCAATAGGCATTCACTCCTTATCTATGTTCCTGCTTACGGGACTGGGGCTGGCCTTATTCAGCTGTGGCCAGCAGGGGGCATCCAACCAGGGCGGCGCTCTGGCTGATGATGTGGCCTCCCGGGTTTACGTCGCCCCCGGCGAGTACGACGAATTCTACGGCTTCTTCTCCGGTGGCTTCAGCGGCCAGGTCAGCGTTTACGGCATCCCTTCCGGCCGCCTGCTCAAGGTCATACCGGTATTTTCCGTAGACGGGGAAAAAGGGTATGGCTTTAATGAAGAGACAAAGCCCATGCTGCAGACCTCCCATGGCTTCGTGCCCTGGGACGACGCCCACCACCCCGAACTTTCCCAAACCAACGGCGAAACCGATGGGCGCTGGGTGTTCATCAACGGCAACAACACCCCCCGTATCGCCCGCATCGACCTGACGACCTTCGAGACGGTGGAGATCATCGAGATCCCCAACAGCGGCGGCAACCACAGCTCGCCCTTTACCACCGAAAATACCGAGTACGTGGTAGCCGGTACCCGCTTTGGCGTGCCCTACCCGCAGAAAGACGTAGCCATCGACAGCTACGCCGAGAACTTCAAGGGCATGCTTACCTTTATTAAGGTAGGGCCGGAAGGGGAAATGTCGATTGCCTTCCAGGTGCTGCTGCCTGCCTTCGACTACGACCTGGCCCACTCCGGCAAGGGGGCTTCGAATGGCTGGACCTTCTTTACCTCCTACAACACGGAAGAGAAGAACACCTTGCTGGAAGTCAATGCTTCTCAGAACGACAAGGACTTCATCGCTGCCGTCAACTGGAAAAAAGCCGAGGAATACATCAAACAAGGCAAATTCCAGGAAGTGCCCGCCCAGTACGCCCACAACACTTACAGCGACAAGACCCACACCGGCACCTCCACTATGATGGACAAGGTCAAGGTGCTCATTCCCTCCGAATGCCCGGGGCTGGTCTACTTCCTTCCCACGCCGAAGTCGCCCCACGGAGTGGACGTCGACCCGACCGGCGAGTACATCGTCGGCAACGGCAAACTGTCGGCCGACCTCACGGTGCACTCGTTCAGCAAAATGCTGAAAGCCATCGAGGCCAAAGCTTACGATACCGAGATCGCCGGCATCCCCGTCCTGAAATTTGAAGAAGTAGTGGCCGGCGTAGTAAAGGAGCCCGGCCTGGGGCCCTTGCATACCGAATTTGACGCCAAAGGCAACGCCTACACCACTTTCTTCATCTCTTCCGAGATCGTGAAGTGGAAACTCGGCACCTGGGAAGTGGTGGACAGAGTGCCCTGCTACTACTCCGTCGGCCACCTGATGATCCCGGGCGGCGACTCCCAAAAGCCGGAAGGCAAATACATGGTCGCGTTAAACAAAATCACCAAAGACCGCTACCTGCCTACCGGGCCGGAGCTCAACCACTCGGCTCAGCTCTACGACATTTCCGGCGAAAAGATGAAGCTGCTGCTCGACTTTCCCACGATTGGCGAGCCGCACTACGCCCAGGGCATTTCCGCCAGCCGCGTGATGCCGAAATCGAAGAAGTTCTATCCGCTCGAAGAGAATGAGCACCCCTACCGCGCCATGGGTGAAAAGGACGCCCGCGTGGAACGCGACGGCAACAACGTCCACGTCTACATGACGACCATCCGCAGCCACTTCGCCCCCGACAACATCGAGGGCATCAAGGTGGGCGACAAGGTCTACTTCCACGTCACCAACCTGGAACAGGACTGGGACGTGCCGCACGGCCTGGCCGTGATGGGCGCCAACACTGCCGAGCTGCTCGTCATGCCGGGGCAGACTGAAACGCTGCTCTGGGAACCGAAGAAAGAAGGAGTAATTCCTTTCTACTGCACGGACTTTTGCTCCGCGCTGCACCAGGAGATGCAAGGGTACATCCGGGTCTCTTCCCGGAACTCCGACATCGCCCTGAAGTGGGGGCTGGGTGAGCCGGAGCCGGAGCAATAA
- a CDS encoding nitrous oxide reductase accessory protein NosL, with amino-acid sequence MKRSKLLPALAMALSAVSCTPSPKPIAYGSDACHYCKMTIVDQQHAAEAVTAKGKAFKFDAIECMVNYLEGQEGQSQEYAFLLAADYEKPGELIPAESSYYLISPAIPSPMGAYLSAFETQERAKAMQSAKEGEVFDWKGLRAHIKN; translated from the coding sequence ATGAAACGCAGCAAGCTTCTTCCGGCGCTGGCAATGGCGCTAAGCGCCGTTTCCTGCACACCGTCGCCTAAACCGATTGCGTATGGCAGTGACGCCTGCCACTACTGCAAGATGACGATCGTCGACCAGCAACACGCCGCCGAAGCCGTAACCGCCAAGGGCAAGGCCTTCAAATTCGACGCCATCGAATGCATGGTGAATTACCTGGAAGGGCAGGAAGGCCAGAGCCAGGAATACGCTTTCCTGCTGGCCGCCGATTACGAAAAACCGGGGGAACTGATCCCCGCAGAGTCGAGCTACTACCTGATCAGCCCTGCCATTCCCAGCCCGATGGGCGCCTACTTGTCGGCCTTCGAGACGCAGGAGCGGGCAAAGGCCATGCAATCCGCGAAAGAGGGCGAAGTGTTTGACTGGAAAGGCTTGAGGGCCCATATTAAAAACTAA
- a CDS encoding fasciclin domain-containing protein, protein MKNGTLALTCLLLSLFLAACSPGAPADATTAAASATPAKGQSAVKDEASAQNILNVAIGSKDHSTLVAGVQAAGLEDVLVNAGPLTVFAPNNAAFEKLPAGTLDELLKPENKQKLAHIIKYHASPGSYNTDMLKDGMNLYMATGHYVKVERNGDEIKVGGAKILGTVKASNGIVHVVDAVLLPPD, encoded by the coding sequence ATGAAAAATGGAACCCTGGCTCTAACCTGCCTGCTTCTGTCCCTTTTCCTGGCGGCCTGCTCTCCCGGCGCTCCGGCGGACGCTACGACGGCCGCCGCCTCGGCAACGCCCGCCAAAGGGCAATCGGCAGTAAAAGATGAAGCTTCAGCGCAAAACATCCTGAATGTAGCCATCGGCTCGAAGGATCACAGCACCCTGGTGGCGGGCGTGCAGGCAGCGGGGCTGGAAGACGTGCTGGTCAATGCCGGCCCGCTCACCGTCTTTGCCCCGAACAACGCTGCTTTCGAAAAGCTGCCGGCCGGCACGCTGGACGAACTGCTGAAGCCGGAAAACAAGCAGAAGCTGGCCCATATCATCAAATACCACGCCTCGCCCGGCAGCTACAACACAGATATGCTGAAGGATGGCATGAACCTGTATATGGCCACCGGCCACTATGTGAAAGTGGAAAGAAATGGCGATGAGATCAAAGTGGGAGGCGCTAAGATACTAGGGACGGTGAAAGCTTCCAACGGCATCGTGCATGTGGTCGATGCGGTTTTGTTGCCTCCTGACTGA